One Methanobacterium sp. genomic region harbors:
- a CDS encoding DUF5518 domain-containing protein — MGAAIEGFIIAVIITIFLAVIWVKSVFGLPLFVVSFLIAGIVVGYIVYGEISDGLVSGAFIGVIGL; from the coding sequence TTGGGAGCTGCAATTGAAGGATTTATTATTGCAGTTATAATAACCATATTTTTAGCTGTTATTTGGGTTAAATCAGTTTTTGGATTACCTCTTTTTGTTGTAAGTTTTCTAATTGCGGGAATTGTGGTAGGTTATATTGTGTATGGTGAAATTAGTGACGGTCTGGTTAGTGGGGCATTTATAGGTGTTATTGGGCTGTAA